From Acidimicrobiales bacterium, one genomic window encodes:
- a CDS encoding ATP-binding cassette domain-containing protein, translated as MSAPTVALDAVRHRYGSSDALAVDQLVFEPGSTAVLGPNGSGKSTLLRLLATVTERQSGSISVGDLDPADQIERTAIRRRLGYVAQRDGLPSRMRVDAFCNYVGALKEIESSRLRRRWTAWALDRVGLAEVAGDRIGTLSGGMQRRLSIAQALLGGPDLLVLDEPLAGLDAEQRAEIGNLLVSMSTSTTVICATHHAEELAGLFHRVVVVDGGRPVFVGTPTNLAALAEGRVWESSEQTPGAVSRAVGPGRFRCVGNALPPGTRPVVPTVADGYLASLPRHTGVRHPLQL; from the coding sequence ATGAGCGCGCCGACCGTCGCCCTCGATGCAGTACGCCACCGCTACGGCTCGTCCGACGCGCTGGCGGTCGACCAGCTCGTCTTCGAGCCGGGCTCGACCGCGGTGCTGGGGCCGAACGGTTCCGGCAAGAGCACCCTGCTGCGCCTCCTCGCGACCGTGACCGAGCGGCAGTCCGGCTCGATCAGCGTCGGGGATCTCGATCCCGCTGATCAGATCGAGCGCACCGCCATCCGTCGCCGGCTCGGCTATGTCGCCCAGCGCGACGGGTTGCCGTCGAGGATGCGGGTCGACGCGTTCTGCAACTACGTCGGTGCACTGAAGGAGATCGAGTCGAGCCGGCTGCGGCGCCGCTGGACCGCGTGGGCCCTCGACCGCGTCGGCCTCGCCGAGGTCGCCGGCGATCGGATCGGCACCCTCAGCGGTGGGATGCAGCGGCGGCTCTCGATCGCGCAGGCGTTGCTCGGCGGACCCGACCTGCTCGTGCTCGACGAACCCCTCGCCGGTCTCGACGCGGAGCAACGAGCCGAGATCGGCAACCTGCTGGTGTCGATGTCGACATCGACCACGGTGATCTGCGCCACCCACCACGCCGAGGAGTTGGCCGGCCTGTTCCATCGGGTCGTGGTCGTCGACGGCGGCCGGCCCGTCTTCGTGGGCACGCCGACGAACCTCGCGGCGCTGGCCGAGGGCCGGGTCTGGGAGTCGAGCGAACAGACACCCGGAGCCGTGTCCCGCGCCGTCGGCCCCGGGCGTTTCCGCTGTGTCGGCAACGCACTCCCGCCCGGCACCCGCCCCGTCGTCCCCACGGTCGCCGACGGCTACCTCGCCTCCCTCCCCCGCCACACCGGTGTCAGACACCCGCTACAGCTGTGA
- a CDS encoding SDR family oxidoreductase: protein MGQLDGRVAVITGAGDGIGAGLARVFAREGAKVVIGEVNEGTGQAMADELGDAGSFIRTDVGKRDECEAMVEHAVSTFGGIDILVNNAWGGGQVSRVENKTDELMQGGLDVGFLGPFWTMVAAHSHMAPAGYGRIINMCSLNGVNAHMGTVEYNTAKEALRAATRTAAREWAPTGITANVICPAAISASFRAVMERNPELVASAGANNPMGRMGDPETDIAPVALFLASEGSRYMTGNTLFVDGGGHINGSSWKPDLD, encoded by the coding sequence ATGGGGCAACTGGACGGGCGGGTAGCCGTCATCACCGGAGCGGGCGACGGCATCGGGGCGGGTCTCGCTCGCGTGTTCGCCCGCGAGGGCGCGAAGGTCGTGATCGGCGAGGTCAACGAGGGCACCGGTCAGGCCATGGCCGACGAGCTCGGTGACGCCGGCTCGTTCATCCGTACCGACGTCGGGAAGCGCGACGAATGCGAGGCGATGGTCGAGCACGCCGTGTCGACGTTCGGTGGCATCGACATCCTCGTCAACAATGCGTGGGGCGGCGGTCAGGTCTCCCGCGTCGAGAACAAGACCGACGAGCTGATGCAGGGTGGTCTCGACGTGGGCTTCCTCGGTCCGTTCTGGACGATGGTCGCGGCCCACTCCCACATGGCGCCGGCCGGCTACGGCCGGATCATCAACATGTGCTCGCTCAACGGCGTCAACGCCCACATGGGCACCGTCGAGTACAACACGGCAAAGGAAGCGCTGCGGGCCGCCACGCGGACCGCAGCGAGGGAATGGGCGCCGACGGGGATCACCGCCAACGTCATCTGTCCCGCAGCGATCTCGGCGTCGTTTCGCGCCGTGATGGAGCGCAATCCGGAGTTGGTCGCCTCGGCCGGCGCCAACAACCCGATGGGACGGATGGGCGATCCCGAGACCGACATCGCCCCGGTCGCCCTGTTCCTCGCGAGCGAGGGCAGCCGCTACATGACCGGCAACACCCTGTTCGTCGACGGCGGCGGCCACATCAACGGGTCCAGCTGGAAGCCCGACCTCGATTGA
- a CDS encoding MFS transporter: MTTTPPLRPALRRLLLPLYLPWGMATLGAGIVLPVLPLYLEESGLSLGSIGTVLAASGIGSALGGVPASSLAERRGTDRLLLVATVFLAATTVILGLTSAVVALVAMRVGYGFAFAGLSQSRQLVVARQVAVGLRGRINSFVGGMHRLTYVVGPILGGRVYESWGANPTFILSGVLTSIGLLALVLPGGRDQHPIAPATERVRIAASLWRHRRRLVVASLGPLLVASARQGRYVVVPLIGDELELDAAAIGLLVAVGTAADFVLFPIAGWLSDRFGRLTAMVPAFSLMALGLALLGFADTVTQAVVAGVIMGFGNGLSAGSMLTLSTDLAPVDEPGPFIAGFHTLSGAGTFVGPFAVGWVADAHGLGTAALVLAVTLMAGVAWLAFVIGETARPASTPL; encoded by the coding sequence ATGACGACCACGCCGCCGTTGCGGCCGGCGCTGCGCCGTCTGCTGCTGCCGCTCTATCTGCCGTGGGGGATGGCAACCCTCGGGGCCGGCATCGTCCTTCCCGTCCTGCCGCTGTACCTGGAGGAGTCGGGTCTCAGCCTTGGATCGATCGGGACCGTTCTCGCCGCGAGCGGGATCGGCTCCGCGCTGGGCGGTGTGCCCGCGAGTTCGCTGGCTGAACGGCGCGGCACCGATCGACTGCTCCTGGTCGCGACGGTGTTCCTCGCGGCGACGACCGTGATCCTCGGCCTCACGAGCGCGGTCGTCGCGCTCGTCGCCATGCGGGTCGGCTACGGCTTCGCCTTCGCAGGGTTGTCGCAGTCACGCCAGCTGGTCGTCGCCCGTCAGGTGGCGGTGGGCCTGCGGGGGAGGATCAACTCGTTCGTCGGTGGGATGCACCGTCTCACGTATGTCGTCGGGCCGATCCTGGGGGGCCGGGTCTACGAGAGTTGGGGCGCCAACCCGACGTTCATCCTCTCGGGCGTGCTCACCAGCATCGGCCTGCTGGCGCTGGTGCTTCCCGGCGGGAGAGACCAGCACCCCATCGCGCCGGCCACGGAACGGGTCAGGATCGCGGCGTCGTTGTGGCGCCATCGCCGACGGCTGGTCGTCGCCTCGCTGGGGCCCCTCCTCGTCGCGTCGGCCCGGCAGGGCCGCTACGTCGTGGTGCCGCTGATCGGCGACGAGCTCGAGCTCGACGCTGCGGCGATCGGTCTCCTGGTCGCGGTCGGCACGGCCGCCGACTTCGTGCTGTTCCCGATCGCGGGCTGGCTGAGCGACCGTTTCGGTCGGCTCACGGCGATGGTCCCGGCCTTTTCGCTCATGGCGCTCGGGCTGGCCCTTCTCGGTTTCGCCGACACCGTGACCCAGGCTGTGGTCGCGGGGGTGATCATGGGGTTCGGCAACGGCCTGAGCGCGGGAAGCATGCTGACGCTCAGCACCGACCTGGCCCCGGTCGACGAGCCGGGCCCCTTCATCGCCGGATTCCACACCCTGTCGGGTGCCGGCACGTTCGTCGGCCCCTTCGCCGTCGGCTGGGTCGCCGATGCCCACGGCCTCGGCACCGCCGCGTTGGTCCTCGCCGTCACCCTCATGGCCGGCGTCGCCTGGCTCGCGTTCGTCATCGGCGAGACCGCCCGCCCCGCCTCAACACCCCTCTGA
- a CDS encoding glycerophosphodiester phosphodiesterase family protein has protein sequence MRRPLRLRLAAAVAVAALLAVSCGDDTTADDATTASTPASSTTSSTTTAPPTTTSPTTSTTTTVAPLPEIPTPAASTVEGLFALGRPVVIGHAGGDQSWPHSTMFAFREAALAGTDVLEMDVQLTGDGVLVVQHDDTVDRTTETTGRVRDFTYDELQALDNGHWWSSEWSDQSLPDEDYVWRGVRVGEVDPPAGYTADDFRVETFRAIAEAFPDHVLDVEIKIPRGDDGEPDLDFAIEGARVLAEEIDALGRQDSVVVVSFDDDVIAAFHEFAPDIPTSPGTGALTDWFLAGEPLLESHRVLQVPPQFDDLDVLRLPGFLEKARAEGLGIWVWPNDAGTQENADFYEALLEFDIDGLIAGHPEIAVERWREIGAIP, from the coding sequence ATGCGCCGTCCCCTCCGTCTCCGACTCGCCGCGGCGGTCGCCGTGGCCGCCCTCCTCGCCGTCTCGTGCGGCGACGACACGACGGCCGACGACGCGACCACCGCCTCCACGCCTGCGTCGTCGACCACCTCCTCGACCACGACAGCGCCGCCCACGACCACCTCGCCGACCACCTCCACGACCACGACGGTCGCCCCACTCCCCGAGATCCCCACCCCCGCGGCCAGCACCGTCGAGGGTCTGTTCGCCCTCGGTCGCCCGGTCGTGATCGGCCATGCGGGCGGCGACCAGTCGTGGCCCCATTCCACGATGTTCGCGTTCCGCGAGGCGGCGCTCGCCGGCACCGACGTGCTCGAGATGGACGTGCAGCTGACCGGCGACGGGGTCCTGGTCGTCCAGCACGACGACACCGTCGACCGCACGACCGAGACCACCGGCCGGGTGCGCGACTTCACCTACGACGAGCTCCAGGCCCTCGACAACGGCCACTGGTGGTCGAGCGAGTGGAGCGACCAGTCGTTGCCCGACGAGGACTACGTGTGGCGGGGGGTTCGTGTCGGCGAGGTCGATCCTCCGGCCGGCTACACCGCCGACGACTTCCGCGTCGAGACCTTCCGGGCGATCGCCGAGGCGTTCCCCGACCACGTCCTCGACGTCGAGATCAAGATCCCCCGAGGCGACGACGGCGAGCCCGATCTCGATTTCGCGATCGAAGGGGCCCGGGTGCTCGCCGAGGAGATCGACGCGCTCGGCCGGCAGGACTCCGTCGTGGTCGTGTCCTTCGACGACGACGTGATCGCCGCGTTCCACGAGTTCGCACCCGACATCCCCACGAGCCCGGGTACCGGGGCGCTGACCGACTGGTTCCTCGCCGGTGAGCCGCTGCTCGAGAGCCATCGCGTGCTGCAGGTGCCACCACAGTTCGACGACCTCGACGTCCTGCGTCTCCCCGGCTTCCTCGAGAAGGCCCGCGCCGAGGGACTGGGCATCTGGGTGTGGCCGAACGACGCCGGGACCCAGGAGAACGCCGACTTCTACGAGGCACTCCTCGAATTCGACATCGACGGACTCATCGCCGGGCACCCCGAGATCGCCGTCGAACGCTGGCGCGAGATCGGCGCCATCCCCTAG
- a CDS encoding TauD/TfdA family dioxygenase has translation MDEPIEIRPAAGSLGAVVHGLSADQVDESVAPLLMDALATHLVLFLPGLAPTIEQFRDIGALFGDLEVHPYIPKVDERVPEVVELDSEVSPKADLWHTDVTFSESPPVAALLHMVDGPEFGGDTMWINTLDVYDTLSEPMKAMLDGLTCTHHDSRGTLTAEHPVVRVQPGTGRKSLFVNKQFSRRIPQLSRPESQMLLAYLFRWQEQVRFSCRWRWSTGDVAIWDERFTLHAVVDDTKERRLLHRATVLGDGASLAVPDAPAWPAHERDKMASSGFYGIGGYEF, from the coding sequence ATGGATGAACCGATCGAGATCCGACCCGCTGCGGGGTCCCTCGGCGCCGTGGTCCACGGCCTGTCGGCCGATCAGGTCGACGAGTCGGTTGCCCCGCTGCTGATGGATGCGTTGGCGACACACCTCGTGCTGTTCCTGCCGGGGCTGGCCCCGACCATCGAGCAGTTCCGCGACATCGGTGCGCTCTTCGGCGACCTCGAGGTGCATCCCTACATCCCGAAGGTCGACGAACGGGTCCCCGAGGTCGTCGAGCTCGACTCCGAGGTGTCGCCCAAGGCCGACCTCTGGCACACCGACGTCACCTTCTCCGAATCGCCTCCCGTCGCCGCGTTGTTGCACATGGTCGACGGCCCGGAGTTCGGCGGCGACACGATGTGGATCAATACGCTCGACGTCTACGACACGCTCAGCGAACCCATGAAGGCGATGCTCGACGGGCTCACGTGCACGCACCACGACTCGCGGGGGACCTTGACCGCCGAGCATCCGGTGGTTCGGGTCCAACCCGGCACCGGCCGGAAGAGCCTCTTCGTCAACAAGCAGTTCAGCCGCAGGATCCCTCAGCTGTCGAGGCCCGAATCGCAGATGCTGCTCGCGTATCTGTTCCGCTGGCAGGAGCAGGTGAGGTTCAGCTGCCGGTGGCGCTGGTCGACCGGCGACGTGGCCATCTGGGACGAGCGGTTCACACTGCACGCCGTGGTCGACGACACCAAGGAACGACGCCTCCTCCATCGGGCGACGGTGCTCGGCGACGGTGCGTCGCTGGCGGTGCCCGATGCTCCCGCATGGCCTGCGCACGAGCGCGACAAGATGGCCTCCAGTGGCTTCTACGGGATCGGTGGATATGAGTTCTGA
- a CDS encoding nucleoside deaminase, giving the protein MSSDLGPDDRRGLDAAIAEARLGRDEGGIPIGSALMIDGEIVGRGHNRRVQRGSVVLHAEMDCLENAGRLPASAYARATLYTTLSPCDMCTGAALLYGIPRVVIGEHTTFMGGEDLLARRGVATVVADDPECVAIMRDFIAAEPALWNEDIGED; this is encoded by the coding sequence ATGAGTTCTGACCTGGGCCCCGACGACCGACGAGGCCTCGACGCGGCGATCGCCGAGGCCCGACTCGGCCGCGACGAGGGCGGCATCCCGATCGGTTCGGCTCTGATGATCGACGGCGAGATCGTCGGGCGGGGCCACAACCGTCGTGTGCAGCGCGGCAGCGTGGTGCTCCACGCCGAGATGGACTGCCTCGAGAACGCCGGCCGCTTGCCTGCGTCGGCCTACGCCCGGGCGACGCTCTACACCACGCTCTCGCCGTGCGACATGTGCACCGGCGCGGCCCTGCTCTACGGCATCCCGCGGGTCGTGATCGGCGAGCACACGACCTTCATGGGGGGCGAGGACCTCCTCGCCCGGCGCGGCGTGGCGACGGTGGTGGCCGACGACCCCGAGTGCGTCGCGATCATGCGCGATTTCATCGCCGCCGAGCCCGCCCTCTGGAACGAGGACATCGGCGAGGACTAG
- a CDS encoding sterol desaturase family protein, whose amino-acid sequence MRSTLPPPPLRPPTAESRRSTLSPPPPRADVDRRPLRWRLLRWAHIVALAVAIAAGISFGLEGAGAIVALFVLVVPLEKLFRRHDQKLRRPGLRTDLTYALVSPALNVAQVVVGVGLALIVFPLWVPMLLLRPLVMGQPGWVMAIEGVILLDVLIYWTHKLSHEVGFFWRFHSIHHSSERMDWISGIRVHPFDGVIVAVPAVMLIAAGFQLEVVGAAAVIQTILGLFAHANVRWRLRPLHRIVMTPEFHHWHHSNTPESIHSNYSVFLPLWDTVWGTYYMPADRRPEVYGNGEHTPPSVPGQLLAPFRRPLRDRYPFPPAWRTRLARLVPFRRRRTLAS is encoded by the coding sequence ATGAGGTCGACACTTCCCCCACCGCCACTCCGTCCACCGACGGCCGAGAGCCGGCGTTCCACCCTTTCCCCGCCGCCGCCCCGGGCCGACGTCGACCGACGCCCGCTGCGGTGGCGGCTGCTGCGGTGGGCGCACATCGTCGCCCTGGCCGTCGCGATCGCGGCCGGGATCTCCTTCGGGCTGGAGGGTGCCGGCGCGATCGTCGCACTGTTCGTCCTCGTCGTCCCGCTCGAGAAACTGTTCCGACGACACGACCAGAAGCTGCGGCGGCCGGGACTGCGCACCGACCTCACCTACGCACTCGTCTCGCCGGCGCTCAACGTCGCCCAGGTGGTCGTCGGCGTCGGACTCGCCCTCATCGTCTTCCCGCTCTGGGTCCCCATGTTGCTGCTCCGGCCACTCGTGATGGGTCAGCCGGGCTGGGTGATGGCGATCGAGGGCGTGATCCTGCTCGACGTCCTCATCTACTGGACACACAAGCTCAGCCACGAGGTCGGCTTCTTCTGGCGATTCCACTCGATCCACCATTCGAGCGAACGGATGGACTGGATCTCCGGCATCCGGGTGCATCCCTTCGACGGTGTCATCGTCGCGGTTCCCGCCGTGATGCTGATCGCCGCCGGATTCCAGCTCGAGGTCGTCGGCGCGGCGGCCGTCATCCAGACGATCCTCGGTCTGTTCGCCCACGCCAACGTGCGATGGCGACTACGGCCGCTGCATCGCATCGTCATGACACCCGAGTTCCACCACTGGCACCACTCGAACACCCCGGAATCCATCCACTCGAACTACTCGGTGTTCCTCCCGCTCTGGGACACGGTGTGGGGCACCTACTACATGCCGGCCGATCGTCGACCCGAGGTCTACGGGAACGGCGAGCACACGCCGCCGAGCGTGCCCGGCCAGCTGCTGGCCCCGTTCCGGCGGCCGCTTCGCGACCGCTACCCGTTCCCTCCCGCATGGCGGACCCGGCTGGCACGACTCGTGCCCTTCCGCCGGCGCCGAACGCTGGCTTCCTAG
- a CDS encoding TIGR03857 family LLM class F420-dependent oxidoreductase: MSGNDLRFPELGFYTLAGQAASSRDLVDEVRAAEDLGLGWTFISERYDKKEAATLCGAAGAVSDRIGIATASTNHNTRHLMVTAGFARTMQSLTGGRFVLGFGRGIARMQDAYGISRITTAQMEDAVDLLRRLFRGEVIMGHDGPAGKYPVLHLSADLDEYLPMGLTAFGPNSLALGGRCFDQIVLHTFFTDETTKRAVETVKNAAADAGRNPDDVKVWSCFATVSDQIPEERRLMKTVGRLATYLQGYGDLLVSTNNWDPAVLERFRADETVANFHGGLDVAGTPEVLAHVATLLPEEWLAPMASGSPAQCADAIKGQLALGCDGVIMHGATPSELAPIVAAYAG, translated from the coding sequence ATGTCAGGCAACGATCTCCGATTCCCCGAACTCGGCTTCTACACACTCGCCGGCCAGGCCGCGAGCTCACGCGATCTCGTCGACGAGGTCCGCGCCGCGGAGGATCTCGGCCTCGGGTGGACGTTCATCTCCGAGCGCTACGACAAGAAGGAGGCGGCGACCCTGTGCGGCGCGGCGGGTGCGGTCTCCGATCGCATCGGCATCGCCACCGCATCGACCAATCACAACACCCGCCACCTCATGGTCACGGCGGGATTCGCGCGCACCATGCAGTCCCTGACCGGCGGCCGCTTCGTCCTGGGCTTCGGACGCGGGATCGCCCGGATGCAGGACGCCTACGGCATCAGCCGGATCACGACGGCGCAGATGGAGGACGCGGTCGATCTGCTCCGGCGACTCTTCCGCGGCGAGGTCATCATGGGTCACGACGGCCCGGCCGGGAAGTACCCCGTCCTGCACCTGTCGGCCGATCTCGACGAGTACCTGCCGATGGGGCTCACCGCCTTCGGACCGAACTCGCTCGCCCTCGGCGGCCGCTGCTTCGATCAGATCGTCCTCCACACCTTCTTCACCGACGAGACCACGAAGCGGGCCGTCGAGACCGTGAAGAACGCAGCCGCCGATGCGGGCCGCAACCCCGACGACGTGAAGGTGTGGTCCTGCTTCGCGACGGTGAGCGACCAGATCCCCGAGGAACGCCGGCTGATGAAGACCGTGGGCCGCCTCGCCACCTACCTCCAGGGCTACGGCGACCTGCTCGTGTCGACCAACAACTGGGACCCGGCCGTGCTCGAGCGCTTCCGCGCCGACGAGACAGTCGCCAACTTCCACGGTGGCCTCGACGTGGCCGGCACGCCCGAGGTGCTCGCCCACGTCGCGACGCTGCTCCCCGAGGAATGGCTGGCCCCGATGGCGAGCGGCTCGCCTGCACAGTGCGCCGACGCGATCAAGGGCCAGCTGGCTCTCGGCTGCGACGGCGTGATCATGCACGGGGCGACGCCGAGCGAACTCGCACCGATCGTCGCGGCCTACGCCGGCTGA
- a CDS encoding RNA polymerase sigma factor: MATDPAAPVADDALIIERIGKGDRVALAELYERHAGWLTVRLQRRCGNAELVDTALQDTFLAVWRQADRYQPTGEVGAWLWTIAIRRLIDQLRKRPPPDPVADVVPLAEVIVHEIPLALGHTDLGAAFAALEPELQAVMAATALDGLTNREAADLLGIPAGTVKSRLARARQILQEHLR; encoded by the coding sequence GTGGCCACCGACCCCGCAGCGCCTGTCGCCGACGACGCGCTGATCATCGAGCGCATCGGCAAGGGCGACCGTGTCGCGCTGGCCGAACTCTACGAGCGCCATGCCGGTTGGCTCACAGTGCGCCTGCAACGGCGGTGCGGCAACGCCGAACTCGTCGACACGGCGCTGCAGGACACCTTCCTGGCGGTGTGGAGACAGGCCGATCGATACCAGCCGACCGGGGAGGTCGGTGCCTGGCTCTGGACGATCGCGATCCGACGATTGATCGACCAGCTCCGCAAGCGACCGCCACCCGACCCGGTGGCCGACGTCGTGCCGCTCGCCGAGGTGATCGTGCACGAGATCCCCCTGGCACTGGGCCACACCGACCTGGGCGCCGCGTTCGCCGCCCTCGAGCCCGAGCTGCAGGCCGTGATGGCGGCAACCGCGCTCGACGGACTCACCAATCGCGAAGCCGCCGACCTGCTCGGCATCCCCGCGGGAACCGTGAAATCGCGGCTCGCGCGGGCCCGCCAGATCCTCCAGGAGCACCTCCGATGA
- a CDS encoding N-acetyltransferase family protein, translating to MIHVREARAADVGDITRILNALIETTTITWRTDPHPTGEREEWFERQSAAGLPVLVAVDDGVVVGFASYGPFRDNEKWPGYRFTVEHSVHVDESAWGSGVGRRLMDELIVRAAAAGVHVMVGAVDAANAGSVRFHERVGFVEQGRLREVGWKHDRWLDLVFMVRRIDG from the coding sequence ATGATCCACGTGCGTGAGGCGCGGGCCGCTGATGTCGGTGACATCACCCGGATCCTCAACGCACTGATCGAGACCACGACGATCACGTGGCGGACCGATCCCCACCCGACCGGGGAACGAGAGGAATGGTTCGAGAGGCAGTCGGCCGCCGGGTTGCCGGTGCTGGTCGCAGTCGACGACGGCGTGGTCGTCGGGTTCGCCAGCTATGGCCCGTTCCGTGACAACGAGAAGTGGCCCGGTTACCGGTTCACCGTGGAGCACTCGGTCCATGTCGACGAATCGGCGTGGGGCTCCGGCGTCGGACGGCGGTTGATGGACGAGTTGATCGTGCGGGCCGCAGCCGCCGGTGTGCACGTGATGGTGGGCGCCGTCGATGCCGCCAACGCGGGTTCGGTCCGGTTCCACGAGCGGGTCGGCTTCGTGGAGCAGGGCCGGCTCCGTGAGGTCGGGTGGAAGCACGACCGATGGCTCGATCTCGTCTTCATGGTGCGGCGAATCGACGGGTGA
- a CDS encoding S-layer homology domain-containing protein, with product MAGLLLAPLLSFAQAAPAAATDGPWIDTSDRAEVLAAYLAEFERIEPDLGHTGDVGSCNAGTTSQAFRDSVVQRVNWYRRMAGLGTVSERSAYSAATQQTSTMMSAQGSLSHTPGAGWACHTDAGATAAGKSNLALGLNGIDAIDAYIRDPGGNNHAVGHRRTILYPQLREVGSGDVAGGGGHSAANTLHVFDDNLWGARPAVRESRGFIAWPPSGYVPPDTVWGRWSFSLAGADFAAATVSVRDSLGAIGVQVLERIQPTNPSSRIAPEASIVWAVGGDTDSSLLAAPDNGDECYTVTISGVRVGGATEPAFTYRTCVIDPDFDPSSQPLSDSESDPGNCAAIEFAVWTAPCWSDGGTLGDFTDVTATWQREPVAWLVGNGITTGVSPTSFQPDASLTRAQAATLIWRLAGSPTPPPDAPTFVDLPAGSYYEDAVRWMARHGITTGTGGNRFSPSAPATRAEFVTFLWRLVDQPTTNTSIPFADLTAPWQAAPIRWAATAEVTTGISASLFAPDATVTRGQAAALLARFASALH from the coding sequence ATGGCGGGGTTGCTCCTGGCTCCTCTCCTGTCGTTCGCTCAGGCCGCACCTGCCGCCGCCACCGACGGTCCCTGGATCGACACCAGCGACCGTGCCGAAGTGCTCGCCGCCTATCTCGCCGAGTTCGAGCGGATCGAACCCGACCTCGGACACACGGGCGACGTGGGTTCCTGCAACGCCGGCACGACCTCACAGGCCTTTCGTGACAGCGTCGTGCAACGCGTGAACTGGTACCGCCGGATGGCCGGACTCGGCACCGTGTCGGAGCGCTCCGCCTACTCGGCGGCCACGCAGCAGACGTCGACGATGATGTCGGCGCAGGGGTCGTTGTCGCACACTCCCGGCGCCGGCTGGGCCTGCCACACCGACGCCGGAGCCACCGCGGCCGGCAAGAGCAACCTCGCGCTGGGCCTCAACGGCATCGACGCGATCGATGCCTACATCCGCGACCCGGGCGGCAACAATCACGCCGTCGGACACCGCCGCACGATCCTGTACCCACAGCTGCGCGAGGTCGGGAGCGGCGACGTGGCCGGCGGCGGCGGACATTCGGCGGCCAACACGCTGCACGTCTTCGACGACAATCTCTGGGGAGCCCGTCCCGCCGTACGCGAAAGCCGAGGGTTCATCGCATGGCCGCCCTCGGGCTACGTCCCGCCCGACACGGTGTGGGGGCGATGGTCGTTCTCTCTCGCCGGCGCCGACTTCGCGGCCGCGACCGTCTCGGTCCGGGACTCCCTCGGCGCGATCGGGGTCCAGGTCCTCGAACGCATCCAGCCGACGAATCCGTCCAGCCGCATCGCTCCCGAAGCGTCCATCGTCTGGGCCGTCGGCGGTGACACCGACTCGTCCCTGCTCGCGGCCCCCGACAACGGCGATGAGTGCTACACGGTCACCATCTCGGGCGTGCGGGTGGGCGGTGCCACAGAGCCGGCATTCACCTACCGCACGTGCGTGATCGATCCCGACTTCGACCCTTCGTCGCAGCCGCTCTCGGACTCCGAATCCGACCCGGGGAACTGCGCGGCGATCGAGTTCGCGGTCTGGACGGCGCCGTGCTGGAGCGACGGTGGAACCCTGGGTGACTTCACCGACGTCACCGCGACGTGGCAGCGCGAACCCGTCGCCTGGCTCGTCGGCAACGGCATCACCACCGGGGTGAGTCCGACGAGCTTTCAGCCCGACGCCTCGCTGACCCGGGCCCAGGCGGCGACCCTGATCTGGCGCCTCGCCGGTTCCCCGACCCCGCCGCCCGACGCGCCGACCTTCGTCGACCTCCCCGCCGGCAGCTACTACGAAGACGCCGTCCGCTGGATGGCCCGCCACGGCATCACCACGGGCACCGGCGGCAACCGATTCTCACCCTCCGCCCCTGCGACCCGAGCCGAGTTCGTGACCTTCCTCTGGCGGCTGGTGGACCAGCCCACGACCAACACCTCGATCCCCTTTGCCGACCTCACCGCGCCGTGGCAAGCAGCACCGATCCGATGGGCGGCGACCGCCGAGGTCACCACCGGCATCAGCGCTTCTCTGTTCGCCCCGGACGCAACGGTCACCCGCGGCCAGGCGGCCGCCCTCCTGGCCCGCTTCGCCTCTGCCCTCCACTGA